The proteins below are encoded in one region of Metabacillus dongyingensis:
- the murC gene encoding UDP-N-acetylmuramate--L-alanine ligase, translating into MTVYHFVGIKGTGMSALAQILHDMNYEVQGSDIEKTIFTQKALEQRGIPLFPFSKDNIKQGLTIIAGNAFPDSHPEIEEAHSLGLTVIRYHKFLGEFMEKFTSVGITGAHGKTSTTGLLAHVIQGAKPTSFLIGDGTGRGMEQSEYFVFEACEYRRHFLSYFPDYAIMTNIDFDHPDYFSSIDDVFKAFQEMAMQVKKGIIACGDDEYLQHIQANVPVVYYGFSEENDFQARSVVKATDGTSFDVFVRNTFYASFKIPTFGDHSVLNALSVIALCHYEEIDAEVIQAQLQTFEGVKRRFNEKKIGNQVLIDDYAHHPTEITATIDAARQKYPDREIVAVFQPHTFTRTQSFLDEFADSLQKADTVYLCDIFGSARENIGKLSIQDLQNKIDRASLIDEEETAVLKQHENGVLVFMGAGDIQKYQQAYEKALA; encoded by the coding sequence ATGACTGTTTACCATTTCGTTGGAATAAAAGGGACTGGAATGAGCGCCCTTGCCCAGATTCTGCATGATATGAACTATGAGGTTCAGGGATCTGATATTGAAAAAACCATTTTCACTCAAAAAGCTTTAGAACAGCGCGGTATTCCGCTTTTTCCATTTTCAAAAGACAATATCAAACAAGGATTAACTATTATAGCGGGAAATGCGTTTCCTGACTCGCATCCTGAAATTGAGGAAGCACACAGCCTCGGGCTAACAGTAATTCGTTATCATAAGTTCTTAGGTGAGTTTATGGAGAAATTTACCAGTGTCGGCATTACAGGTGCCCACGGCAAAACCTCGACTACAGGATTGCTTGCCCACGTCATTCAGGGAGCAAAGCCAACTTCATTTTTAATTGGAGATGGAACTGGAAGAGGAATGGAACAAAGCGAATACTTTGTTTTTGAAGCATGCGAATATCGCAGACATTTCTTGTCCTATTTTCCGGATTATGCGATCATGACGAATATCGATTTCGATCATCCGGATTACTTCAGCAGCATCGATGATGTGTTCAAAGCATTTCAAGAGATGGCTATGCAAGTCAAAAAAGGCATTATTGCCTGCGGTGACGATGAGTATCTTCAGCATATTCAGGCAAATGTGCCTGTCGTTTATTACGGCTTCAGTGAAGAAAATGATTTCCAGGCCCGCAGTGTTGTAAAAGCGACTGATGGAACAAGTTTTGATGTGTTTGTCAGAAACACTTTTTATGCATCTTTTAAAATTCCGACTTTTGGCGATCACAGTGTACTGAACGCACTTTCTGTTATTGCACTTTGCCATTACGAAGAGATTGATGCAGAAGTGATTCAGGCCCAGCTTCAAACGTTCGAAGGTGTAAAGCGCCGTTTCAACGAGAAAAAAATCGGCAATCAAGTTCTGATCGATGACTATGCGCATCATCCTACTGAAATCACAGCAACAATTGACGCAGCAAGACAGAAATATCCGGACCGTGAAATCGTAGCGGTATTCCAGCCGCATACCTTTACACGCACACAATCGTTTTTAGATGAATTCGCGGACAGCCTGCAAAAAGCAGATACGGTCTATCTTTGCGACATATTTGGCTCTGCCCGTGAAAACATTGGAAAACTGTCCATTCAAGATCTTCAAAATAAAATTGACCGTGCATCATTAATTGATGAAGAAGAAACAGCCGTCTTAAAGCAGCATGAAAATGGAGTTCTCGTTTTCATGGGAGCAGGAGACATTCAAAAATACCAGCAGGCCTACGAAAAGGCTCTTGCATAA
- a CDS encoding DNA translocase FtsK: MSWFSKMINYFAGETETDKHLEKASAEKRQIPEQQQPVHRAPVPPKTQTSNVKNVETKVAYQYPKGNFKFPMIPDNQNTRPEPRRKSSASEKIERTKPQKHSSTGRIPGKTARIKTNTDSKRPFHPTEIPSPIYGFRPRDNQEPLEYRISPRDEANQTGSESGSSLFKSFQQAAQSTESVLSRLNEHKRAELLKREAARMREIEDVRIPSATLHEKLVKDEPAILKTEAADSVPEIIPENSTQISNIPVKGLNKEKENPIMTFSSDEDLEEINSDTVEHVNETTEDTFPLPYENKEIAVTAEETEIVMSEYAHPPIVKADETFSTIDENEEKKTLTEWTQNEEHAEIPDADVLTASDSELMLHTANADKNHNENEEENSATDEPAINRTERSNEDPAEEVKENRSTRSTVPFNVMMFGRDKQKILKSEDSSNSGASYLFPSLQLLNIPPKEYVDDVDWLREQTELLNVTLENFNVKARVVHVTQGPAVTRLEVQPEPGVKVNKITNLTDDIKLSLSAKDIRIEAPIPGKNRIGIEVPNRHSKMVYLREILRSAEFRNNPSPLTAALGLDISGQAVVTDLKKMPHGLIAGATGSGKSVCINTILVSLLYKASPHEVKLLLIDPKMVELAPYHNVPHLVSPVITDVKAATGALKWAVEEMERRYELFAHAGARDISRYNELAAKHNSGEHMPYLVIVIDELADLMMAAPADVEEAICRIAQKARACGIHLIVATQRPSVDVITGLIKSNIPTRIAFSVSSQVDSRTIIDSAGAEKLLGKGDMLFLENGTSKAVRIQGNFVSDEEIERVVNHAKKQMKPVFLFEQEELMKKSSIGSEEDELLLEACEYVVDQGGASTSSLQRRFRIGYNRAARLMDMMEKQGIISEARGSKPREILISEQDLETIQESGM, translated from the coding sequence ATGAGTTGGTTTTCAAAAATGATCAATTATTTCGCCGGTGAAACAGAGACAGATAAGCATTTAGAAAAAGCATCAGCTGAAAAAAGGCAAATTCCAGAACAGCAGCAACCTGTACATAGAGCACCTGTACCGCCCAAAACTCAAACTTCGAATGTGAAAAATGTAGAAACAAAAGTAGCCTATCAATATCCAAAAGGAAACTTCAAATTTCCGATGATTCCTGATAATCAAAACACTCGTCCAGAACCTAGAAGGAAAAGTTCAGCAAGTGAAAAGATCGAAAGAACGAAACCTCAAAAACATAGCAGCACAGGGCGTATTCCGGGAAAAACAGCCAGAATAAAGACAAATACAGATTCAAAGAGGCCTTTTCACCCAACAGAGATTCCTTCGCCTATATACGGCTTCAGGCCAAGAGACAATCAAGAACCATTAGAGTATCGAATTAGTCCAAGAGATGAAGCAAATCAAACCGGCAGCGAGTCGGGTTCAAGTTTATTTAAAAGCTTTCAGCAAGCCGCGCAGTCTACTGAATCCGTTCTGTCAAGGTTAAATGAACATAAACGGGCTGAGCTTCTTAAAAGAGAAGCTGCGAGAATGAGGGAAATCGAAGACGTGAGAATTCCGTCAGCAACTCTGCATGAAAAGCTGGTAAAAGATGAACCAGCCATTTTAAAAACAGAAGCAGCAGATTCTGTACCTGAAATCATTCCAGAAAACAGCACGCAAATATCAAATATTCCAGTTAAAGGTCTGAATAAAGAAAAGGAAAACCCAATTATGACCTTTTCATCTGATGAGGATCTTGAAGAAATCAACAGTGATACGGTTGAACATGTAAATGAAACAACAGAAGATACATTCCCGCTGCCTTATGAGAATAAAGAAATAGCGGTAACTGCTGAGGAAACAGAAATCGTTATGTCAGAATATGCACATCCGCCTATAGTAAAGGCAGATGAAACCTTCAGCACCATTGATGAAAACGAAGAGAAAAAAACGCTTACTGAATGGACGCAAAACGAAGAGCATGCAGAAATTCCAGATGCAGACGTTCTGACTGCAAGCGATAGTGAGCTAATGCTGCATACGGCCAATGCTGATAAGAATCATAATGAAAATGAAGAGGAAAATAGTGCAACAGATGAACCAGCCATTAACAGAACTGAAAGATCGAATGAAGATCCTGCTGAAGAAGTGAAAGAAAATCGATCAACAAGATCAACTGTTCCATTTAATGTCATGATGTTTGGAAGAGATAAACAAAAAATCCTAAAGTCAGAAGACTCTTCGAATTCTGGAGCATCCTATCTTTTCCCGTCATTGCAGCTTTTGAACATTCCGCCTAAGGAATATGTAGATGATGTGGATTGGCTTAGAGAACAAACAGAATTGCTGAATGTGACGCTTGAAAACTTCAATGTAAAAGCAAGAGTTGTTCATGTTACACAAGGGCCAGCTGTTACACGTCTTGAAGTCCAGCCTGAACCTGGAGTGAAAGTAAATAAAATTACAAATTTAACAGATGATATCAAACTGAGCCTATCAGCTAAAGATATCCGCATAGAAGCACCAATACCCGGCAAGAACAGAATCGGCATTGAAGTTCCGAACAGACACAGTAAAATGGTCTATTTGCGAGAAATCTTAAGAAGTGCGGAGTTTAGAAATAATCCATCTCCGCTGACCGCTGCCCTGGGCCTTGATATTTCAGGTCAGGCTGTTGTGACAGATCTTAAAAAGATGCCGCATGGACTAATTGCGGGAGCGACCGGTTCCGGCAAAAGCGTGTGTATCAATACGATCCTGGTAAGCCTTCTTTACAAAGCTTCCCCTCATGAAGTGAAGCTTCTTCTGATTGATCCAAAAATGGTCGAGCTTGCCCCGTATCACAATGTTCCTCATCTAGTCAGTCCGGTTATTACGGATGTAAAAGCTGCTACTGGAGCATTAAAATGGGCTGTAGAAGAAATGGAAAGAAGGTATGAGCTATTTGCTCATGCGGGAGCAAGGGACATTTCCCGATACAATGAACTTGCTGCAAAACATAATAGCGGTGAACATATGCCATACTTGGTCATTGTCATTGATGAGCTTGCTGATTTAATGATGGCAGCTCCTGCTGATGTAGAAGAAGCGATCTGCCGCATTGCTCAAAAAGCAAGAGCGTGCGGAATTCATCTAATAGTTGCTACACAAAGACCTTCCGTTGATGTCATAACTGGATTAATTAAGTCAAATATCCCGACCAGAATTGCTTTTTCTGTATCATCTCAAGTGGATTCACGGACAATTATTGACTCAGCAGGAGCAGAAAAATTGCTCGGTAAAGGGGATATGCTCTTTTTAGAAAATGGCACATCTAAAGCTGTCCGTATTCAGGGGAATTTTGTATCAGATGAAGAAATTGAACGTGTCGTTAACCATGCCAAAAAACAGATGAAGCCGGTCTTTTTATTTGAGCAGGAAGAACTGATGAAAAAGTCCAGTATAGGAAGCGAAGAAGATGAACTGCTGCTTGAAGCGTGTGAATATGTGGTTGATCAGGGAGGGGCATCTACATCAAGTCTGCAAAGAAGATTCAGAATCGGCTATAACCGTGCAGCAAGACTTATGGATATGATGGAAAAGCAGGGAATTATTTCAGAAGCAAGAGGAAGTAAACCCCGTGAAATCCTAATTTCTGAGCAGGACCTCGAAACCATTCAGGAAAGCGGAATGTAA
- the ytpR gene encoding YtpR family tRNA-binding protein gives MRVFYNKEGVGDTLMISVAELPPEDRTFEKKGDAVRIYSSASGETAGFNLFNASSYLEIESSGGVVELTENLLSKLNASLLQNGFEEQLHADLTPKFVVGFVETKEKHPNADKLSVCQVNTGNEKLQIVCGAPNVDSGQKVVVAKVGAVMPSGLVIKDAELRGVASSGMICSAKELDLPDAPQEKGILVLEDHYEIGTDFLKK, from the coding sequence ATGCGCGTATTTTATAACAAAGAAGGTGTAGGCGATACACTGATGATTTCAGTGGCTGAATTGCCGCCAGAAGACAGAACTTTTGAAAAGAAGGGGGATGCAGTGCGAATTTACAGCAGTGCCTCAGGTGAAACTGCCGGATTCAATCTTTTTAATGCATCTTCTTATCTTGAAATTGAGAGCAGCGGCGGGGTTGTTGAACTGACTGAGAATCTGCTCAGCAAATTGAACGCAAGCCTTCTTCAAAATGGATTTGAGGAACAGCTGCATGCTGATCTAACACCCAAATTTGTAGTTGGGTTCGTAGAAACAAAAGAAAAACATCCAAATGCCGATAAATTAAGTGTATGCCAAGTTAACACAGGCAATGAAAAACTTCAAATCGTATGCGGTGCACCTAATGTAGACAGCGGGCAAAAGGTTGTCGTTGCTAAAGTCGGAGCAGTCATGCCAAGCGGCCTTGTGATAAAAGATGCTGAGCTCAGAGGTGTTGCTTCAAGCGGCATGATCTGCTCTGCGAAGGAATTAGATCTTCCCGATGCTCCTCAGGAAAAAGGGATTTTAGTTTTAGAGGATCATTATGAAATCGGCACAGATTTTTTAAAAAAATAA
- a CDS encoding DUF1444 domain-containing protein, which produces MKMTSRKMAETIKERLKHKDWTSHFDREKDQLRVEDDATKKGITISLPGIIAKWEEKKDAAVDELVYYIEEALTVMNEEQELTGKEKGIFPVIRSTSFPVESSDGVLLIHEKHTAETRIYYALDLGNSYRLIDVKMMERENWTFSKIKEMARFNLRSLQTSVKEDHVAGNVFYFLNANDGYDASRLLNDTILDSFHEKMEGAMAIAVPHQDVLIIADIRNDTGYDILGQMAMSFFASGRVPITALSFLYENKELEPIFILAKNRAKKEEEGKQ; this is translated from the coding sequence ATGAAAATGACTTCAAGGAAAATGGCCGAGACAATCAAGGAACGCTTAAAACATAAAGACTGGACAAGCCATTTTGATAGAGAAAAGGATCAATTGCGCGTTGAAGACGATGCTACTAAAAAAGGCATCACGATATCTCTGCCTGGCATTATTGCAAAATGGGAAGAGAAAAAAGATGCGGCTGTTGATGAATTGGTTTATTACATCGAGGAAGCTTTGACAGTTATGAATGAGGAACAGGAACTGACAGGCAAAGAAAAAGGAATTTTTCCGGTTATCAGATCAACATCCTTTCCAGTCGAATCCTCTGATGGCGTTTTGCTGATACACGAAAAACATACAGCTGAAACGAGAATCTATTATGCGCTTGATCTTGGGAATTCCTATCGTTTGATTGATGTGAAAATGATGGAAAGAGAGAACTGGACGTTCAGCAAAATTAAAGAAATGGCAAGGTTCAATCTCAGGTCCCTGCAAACAAGTGTAAAAGAAGATCATGTAGCAGGAAATGTTTTTTACTTTTTAAATGCCAATGATGGCTATGATGCAAGCCGTCTGCTTAATGACACCATCCTAGATTCTTTCCATGAAAAAATGGAGGGTGCGATGGCCATTGCAGTACCGCATCAGGATGTTCTGATTATTGCAGACATCCGAAATGATACAGGTTACGATATTTTAGGCCAGATGGCCATGAGCTTTTTTGCAAGCGGCAGGGTCCCGATTACAGCTCTATCTTTTCTGTATGAAAACAAAGAGCTGGAACCTATATTTATTCTTGCAAAGAACCGGGCAAAAAAGGAAGAGGAAGGTAAACAATGA